A window of Haliscomenobacter hydrossis DSM 1100 contains these coding sequences:
- a CDS encoding K(+)-transporting ATPase subunit C: MKQDIFPAIRFTIVTLILVSVLYPLLIWGIAQVIGPAQGKAELVYKDGVPVGATLIGQIFNEDRYFSGRPSAVDYNGAGSAGSNKGPSNPDYLALVQARIDSFAVHNPGVAIQDIPSELVTASGSGLDPDVSPQAAKIQVQRIIALRNIPADRLNQLIEEHTQKPLLDLFGPAKVNVLTLNLALDQLK; the protein is encoded by the coding sequence ATGAAACAAGATATTTTTCCGGCGATCCGTTTCACCATCGTGACCCTGATCCTCGTTTCGGTGCTTTATCCCTTACTCATTTGGGGCATCGCACAGGTCATTGGCCCTGCCCAAGGCAAAGCCGAATTGGTGTACAAAGATGGTGTGCCAGTTGGGGCTACTTTGATAGGGCAAATCTTCAATGAAGATCGTTACTTTTCTGGTCGGCCTTCGGCGGTAGATTACAACGGTGCAGGCTCGGCGGGCAGCAACAAAGGGCCTTCCAACCCGGATTACCTGGCCTTGGTGCAAGCACGCATCGACAGTTTTGCCGTACACAACCCCGGAGTGGCCATCCAAGACATTCCGAGTGAATTGGTGACTGCTTCGGGCAGTGGCCTGGACCCAGATGTTTCGCCACAAGCCGCCAAAATTCAAGTGCAACGCATCATTGCGCTGCGCAATATTCCGGCTGATCGTTTGAATCAACTGATTGAAGAACATACGCAAAAACCTTTATTGGACTTGTTTGGCCCAGCTAAGGTAAATGTCCTTACATTGAACCTTGCACTAGACCAATTGAAATAA
- the kdpB gene encoding potassium-transporting ATPase subunit KdpB, which produces MSKQKNPSLFAAELMRPALFEAFRKLNPMVLYRNPVMFTVEIGTAIMLIMTIYSLVSGDSSQGSFAYNLIVFIVLFLTVLFANFAEAIAEARGKAQAESLRKTREDTPAKVVRNGNIELLSSSVLKKGDIFVCESGDTIPMDGEIIEGLATIDESAITGESAPVIREAGGDKSSVTGGTKVLSDKIKVEVTTQPGESFLDKMIALVEGASRQKTPNEIALTVLLAGFTLIFIMVCVTLKPFGDYAGTPITVAAFVSLFVCLIPTTIGGLLSAIGVAGMDRALRANVITKSGKAVETAGDIDVLLLDKTGTITIGNRKATRFYPAPGINEQEFIKACVLSSLADDTPEGKSILELAGENVVKSASIEGAQLIKFTAETRTSGVILANKTDIRKGAQDAILRIAQQAGNVFPDDTTQAVKDISNNGGTPLVVAQNGQVLGVIELQDIIKPGIRERFERLRRMGVKTVMVTGDNPLTAKFIAEKSGVDDFIAEAKPEDKLAYIRREQADGKLVAMMGDGTNDAPALAQADVGVAMNSGTQAAKEAGNMVDLDNDPTKLIEVIEIGKQLLITRGTLTTFSIANDVAKYFAIVPALFMASIPALQFLNIMHLNSPESAIISAVIFNAIIIPMLIPLALRGVAYRPIGAEALLRRNLLVYGLGGVILPFIGIKLIDLLMAVWF; this is translated from the coding sequence ATGTCAAAGCAAAAAAATCCTTCACTCTTTGCTGCGGAGCTGATGCGACCAGCATTATTTGAAGCTTTTCGCAAACTCAATCCGATGGTGTTGTACCGCAATCCCGTGATGTTTACGGTAGAAATAGGTACCGCGATCATGTTGATCATGACCATCTATTCGTTGGTCAGTGGCGACAGCAGCCAAGGCAGTTTTGCCTATAATTTGATTGTTTTTATCGTCCTTTTTCTAACGGTCTTGTTTGCCAATTTTGCCGAAGCAATTGCCGAAGCGAGAGGAAAGGCTCAAGCGGAATCGCTGCGCAAAACCCGTGAGGATACACCGGCAAAAGTTGTACGCAACGGCAATATAGAACTACTGAGTTCGTCCGTGCTCAAAAAAGGCGACATCTTCGTGTGCGAATCAGGAGATACCATTCCCATGGACGGAGAAATTATCGAAGGTCTAGCCACCATCGACGAATCGGCCATCACGGGTGAATCTGCCCCGGTGATTCGGGAAGCAGGCGGTGACAAAAGCAGCGTAACGGGCGGCACCAAAGTACTCTCAGACAAAATCAAAGTAGAAGTCACGACCCAGCCCGGCGAGTCGTTTTTGGACAAAATGATCGCCTTGGTAGAAGGTGCTTCGCGCCAAAAAACACCCAATGAGATTGCACTCACAGTGCTTTTGGCCGGGTTTACCCTGATTTTTATCATGGTCTGTGTCACCCTTAAACCATTTGGAGATTATGCGGGAACGCCAATCACCGTGGCGGCTTTTGTTTCCCTGTTTGTTTGTTTGATTCCCACAACCATTGGTGGACTCTTATCGGCCATCGGAGTAGCGGGAATGGATCGTGCCTTGCGGGCCAACGTCATCACCAAATCAGGTAAGGCCGTAGAAACCGCCGGAGACATTGACGTGCTGCTGCTCGACAAAACCGGGACCATCACCATCGGCAACCGCAAAGCCACGCGTTTTTATCCTGCGCCAGGAATAAACGAGCAGGAATTCATCAAGGCTTGTGTGCTCAGTTCCTTAGCCGACGATACCCCCGAAGGCAAAAGTATTCTGGAATTGGCGGGGGAAAATGTGGTTAAAAGTGCTTCTATCGAAGGTGCGCAGTTGATCAAATTCACCGCGGAAACCCGTACCAGTGGCGTCATTTTGGCCAACAAAACCGACATCCGCAAAGGTGCACAAGATGCCATTTTACGCATCGCCCAACAAGCGGGCAATGTATTCCCGGATGATACTACTCAAGCGGTAAAAGACATTTCCAACAATGGGGGTACTCCCTTGGTCGTCGCGCAAAATGGCCAGGTATTGGGCGTCATCGAATTACAAGACATCATCAAACCCGGTATTCGCGAACGTTTTGAACGCCTGCGGCGCATGGGGGTAAAAACCGTGATGGTGACGGGAGACAATCCACTCACCGCCAAATTTATTGCCGAAAAATCTGGTGTTGACGACTTCATCGCTGAAGCCAAACCCGAAGACAAACTGGCCTACATCCGCCGGGAGCAAGCGGATGGCAAACTGGTAGCCATGATGGGCGACGGGACCAATGATGCCCCGGCCCTGGCCCAGGCCGACGTGGGTGTGGCCATGAACAGTGGTACCCAGGCCGCCAAAGAGGCCGGAAACATGGTGGACCTCGACAACGATCCGACCAAACTGATTGAAGTAATTGAAATTGGCAAACAATTGCTGATCACCCGGGGTACGCTGACCACCTTCAGCATTGCCAACGACGTGGCCAAGTACTTCGCTATTGTTCCAGCCTTGTTCATGGCTTCTATTCCAGCTCTGCAATTCTTAAACATCATGCACTTGAATAGCCCCGAAAGTGCCATCATCTCGGCGGTAATTTTCAACGCGATCATCATTCCGATGCTGATTCCGCTGGCCTTGCGAGGGGTGGCGTATCGTCCGATTGGTGCCGAGGCTTTGTTGCGCCGCAACTTGCTGGTGTATGGTTTGGGCGGCGTGATTTTGCCCTTTATCGGCATCAAATTGATTGACCTGCTGATGGCGGTTTGGTTTTAA
- the kdpA gene encoding potassium-transporting ATPase subunit KdpA, with amino-acid sequence MNTNLTGVVATLILTIVLAIPLGRYLAKVYQGERVWTDFLRPFERLLYRLGGINPAEEMSWQRFLRALLTINMLWLVYGFIMLFYQGVLPLNPDGNPSMTPDLTFNTVISFVVNCNLQHYSGESGLSYLSQVGVIMYFQFVSAATGMAALAGVYRAMQEKQSSTLGNFYVYFIQSITRVLLPLSIVLAVALLACGTPMTFDGKIVLNTLQGVEQSISQGPAAAMIAIKQLGTNGGGFFGVNSAHPLENPNFLSNMLQTISILLVPIALVFALGYYLKRRRLAWIIFGVMTMGFLSFVMGTIMAETAGNPAIAQMGINQDLGSMEGKETRIGAEASALWGIATTATSNGSVNAMHDSMTPISGFLQMLDMMINALYGGVGVGLLNYYIFIIIAVFISGLMVGRTPELLGKKVEIREMKIATLITLLHPFLILMGTALSSYLIVHHADIGWAVKPANWLNNPGNHGFSEMLYEYTSASANNGSGFEGLGDNNFFWNVSTGIVLLMGRFLPIIGPVAIAGLLAQKQYIPESSGTLRVDTPTFGLMTFAVIFIVAALAFFPALALGPLAEYFSMHP; translated from the coding sequence ATGAATACCAATCTTACCGGAGTTGTAGCCACGCTCATCCTGACCATTGTCCTGGCCATCCCACTGGGGCGTTACTTGGCCAAAGTATACCAGGGCGAGCGGGTTTGGACGGATTTTTTGCGTCCATTTGAGCGGCTGTTGTACCGTTTGGGGGGCATAAATCCAGCAGAAGAAATGAGTTGGCAACGTTTTTTGCGCGCCTTGCTCACCATCAACATGCTATGGCTGGTCTATGGCTTCATCATGCTTTTTTATCAGGGTGTTTTACCCCTCAATCCGGATGGCAACCCGAGCATGACACCTGATCTGACCTTTAATACAGTCATCAGTTTTGTAGTCAACTGCAACCTTCAACACTATTCTGGGGAATCTGGCTTGAGCTATTTAAGTCAGGTAGGGGTAATCATGTATTTCCAGTTTGTAAGTGCTGCAACCGGAATGGCTGCTTTGGCTGGCGTTTACCGGGCCATGCAGGAAAAACAATCGAGTACCCTCGGCAATTTTTACGTCTATTTCATCCAAAGCATCACCAGGGTTTTGTTGCCTTTGTCCATTGTATTGGCTGTGGCCTTATTAGCCTGTGGCACACCGATGACTTTTGACGGAAAAATTGTCCTCAATACCCTGCAAGGGGTTGAACAAAGTATTTCCCAAGGCCCAGCCGCCGCCATGATCGCCATCAAACAGTTGGGAACCAATGGTGGCGGCTTCTTTGGGGTCAACTCGGCGCACCCCTTGGAAAACCCCAATTTTCTGAGCAACATGCTCCAGACCATCTCCATTTTGCTCGTTCCAATTGCACTGGTGTTTGCCTTGGGGTACTATCTCAAACGCCGTCGATTGGCCTGGATCATTTTTGGGGTCATGACAATGGGCTTTTTGAGCTTTGTCATGGGTACCATTATGGCCGAAACCGCTGGTAATCCCGCCATTGCCCAGATGGGCATCAACCAGGATTTGGGTAGCATGGAAGGCAAAGAAACGCGTATTGGTGCCGAAGCCTCGGCCCTTTGGGGGATCGCGACTACGGCTACCTCCAATGGCTCGGTCAATGCCATGCACGACAGCATGACGCCCATCAGTGGTTTTTTACAAATGCTGGACATGATGATCAACGCCCTTTACGGAGGTGTCGGAGTTGGCTTGCTCAACTACTACATTTTTATCATCATTGCAGTATTCATCAGCGGTTTGATGGTGGGGCGCACCCCGGAATTATTGGGTAAAAAGGTAGAAATCCGCGAAATGAAGATCGCTACCCTGATTACTCTTCTGCACCCCTTTTTGATTCTGATGGGCACCGCCCTGAGCAGCTACTTGATTGTACACCATGCTGACATTGGCTGGGCAGTTAAACCTGCCAACTGGCTCAACAACCCCGGGAACCACGGTTTTAGCGAAATGTTGTACGAGTACACTTCCGCCTCCGCCAACAATGGCAGTGGGTTTGAAGGCCTGGGCGACAACAACTTTTTCTGGAATGTCAGCACGGGGATTGTCCTCCTGATGGGCCGTTTCCTGCCCATCATCGGTCCGGTAGCCATTGCAGGTTTGTTGGCGCAGAAGCAGTACATCCCCGAAAGTTCAGGTACACTGCGGGTAGATACCCCCACTTTTGGGTTGATGACCTTTGCGGTGATCTTCATTGTAGCGGCGCTGGCCTTCTTTCCAGCGCTGGCACTAGGGCCATTGGCGGAGTATTTTTCGATGCATCCTTAA
- a CDS encoding potassium-transporting ATPase subunit F — MFSALFILCLVVFGYLIYVLLRPEKF; from the coding sequence ATGTTCAGCGCACTATTCATCCTTTGTTTGGTCGTGTTTGGGTACCTCATTTACGTGCTCTTGCGACCAGAAAAATTTTAA
- a CDS encoding YitT family protein, translated as MNSLWTKIILNTTLRKRNLNKYSNYVLAKGFKQFQIVFKRRLIQLFLLSLGVLSAGFGLKGFLLPNEFVDGGAVGISLLISEITGVSLSILLLLVNLPFVLIGYRTIGLDFAVKTAVAIFALSIAVEVIPYPQITEDKLLVAVFGGFFLGSGIGLAIRGGGVIDGTEVLAINLSRRTGLTVGDLILIFNIIIFSVAAWLLSIETALYSILTYLSASKTVDFIVEGIEEYTGVTIISVKSEEIRQMITNDLGRGVTIYKGERGYGTTGHRHNDIDIVFTVITRLEVSSLKTEIEKIDPGAFILMHSVNDTKGGMIKKRPLH; from the coding sequence ATGAATTCATTGTGGACCAAGATTATTTTAAACACCACTTTGCGCAAAAGGAACCTCAATAAATACAGCAACTATGTATTGGCCAAGGGGTTCAAGCAATTTCAAATCGTGTTCAAACGTCGCCTCATCCAGCTTTTTTTGTTGAGTTTGGGGGTACTCTCCGCAGGTTTTGGCTTAAAAGGTTTTTTATTGCCCAATGAGTTTGTCGACGGAGGAGCGGTGGGGATTTCTTTGTTGATTTCCGAAATCACCGGGGTCTCTCTTTCCATTTTATTGCTACTGGTCAATCTTCCATTTGTACTGATTGGCTATCGCACGATTGGCCTGGACTTTGCGGTCAAAACGGCAGTGGCAATCTTTGCCTTGTCCATTGCGGTTGAAGTGATTCCTTATCCTCAAATCACCGAGGACAAACTGTTGGTCGCGGTTTTTGGCGGCTTTTTTCTAGGTTCGGGAATTGGGCTGGCCATTCGAGGAGGCGGTGTGATTGACGGTACGGAAGTACTGGCGATCAACCTGAGTCGCCGAACAGGCCTGACGGTTGGTGACTTGATTTTGATTTTTAACATCATCATTTTTTCCGTAGCCGCCTGGTTGTTGTCTATTGAAACGGCTTTGTATTCTATCCTCACTTACCTTTCCGCTTCAAAAACCGTAGATTTTATCGTAGAAGGCATCGAAGAATATACCGGAGTAACCATTATTTCGGTCAAGTCGGAGGAAATCCGTCAAATGATCACCAATGATCTGGGGCGCGGGGTGACTATTTATAAAGGGGAACGTGGTTACGGAACAACCGGACACCGCCACAATGACATCGATATTGTATTTACCGTCATCACCCGCCTTGAGGTGAGTAGCCTCAAAACGGAAATTGAAAAAATTGACCCCGGCGCTTTCATCTTGATGCATAGTGTTAATGATACCAAAGGGGGCATGATCAAAAAGCGACCCCTGCACTAG
- a CDS encoding sigma-54-dependent transcriptional regulator, whose product MKTSVLIIDDEIKLRGLLARLLRLENYEVSEAGDCETGLKLLTQQSFPVVLCDVKLPDGNGVELTKTIKLQYPHTEVILLTAFGNIPDGVRAIKNGAFDYLVKGDDNNRILTLLAQASEKALLKNQHSPVQLQENHGFSAIIGQSVPLKKAIELAQKVAPTDASILLTGETGTGKDVFAQAIHSASKRKDQAFVALNCAAFSREIIESELFGHKAGAFTGALKDKKGLLEEAHQGTLFLDEIGEMPLELQTKLLRVLENGEYLKVGSTKTQKVDVRIIATTNRNLEQESSAGHFRLDLFYRLATFSIHLPSLNERVEDIPLLAAHFISQFSKKLGKKITGMQAHFSDLLQQHHWRGNIRELRNVLERACILSEKALLEVENLPWDFHQNLNHSSEGLLSLRDMEKRHISRMLEHTHGNKTRAAELLGIGLTTLYAKIKEFNL is encoded by the coding sequence ATGAAAACATCGGTACTTATCATCGACGACGAAATCAAATTGAGGGGATTACTCGCCAGACTGTTGCGGCTCGAAAATTACGAAGTCAGTGAAGCTGGTGACTGTGAAACTGGCCTCAAACTACTTACCCAACAAAGTTTTCCAGTTGTGCTCTGCGATGTAAAACTGCCCGATGGCAATGGTGTTGAACTTACAAAAACCATCAAACTGCAATACCCCCATACCGAAGTCATTCTGCTTACCGCCTTTGGCAATATTCCCGATGGAGTTCGGGCGATCAAAAATGGAGCCTTCGATTACCTTGTCAAAGGTGACGACAACAACCGCATCTTGACCTTGCTCGCCCAGGCCAGTGAAAAGGCCTTGCTAAAAAACCAGCACTCCCCCGTTCAGTTGCAAGAAAATCATGGGTTCTCCGCCATCATTGGCCAATCAGTGCCCCTCAAAAAAGCCATCGAATTGGCCCAAAAAGTAGCCCCTACCGACGCCAGTATTTTGTTAACCGGAGAAACGGGCACGGGTAAAGATGTTTTCGCCCAAGCCATTCACTCCGCCAGCAAGCGCAAAGACCAGGCTTTTGTCGCCCTCAACTGCGCCGCTTTTTCACGAGAAATCATCGAAAGTGAATTGTTTGGCCATAAAGCAGGTGCTTTTACGGGTGCCCTTAAAGACAAAAAAGGCCTCTTGGAAGAAGCCCATCAAGGCACCTTGTTCCTGGATGAAATTGGTGAAATGCCCCTGGAGTTACAAACCAAATTACTGCGGGTTTTGGAAAATGGGGAGTACCTCAAAGTGGGCAGCACCAAAACTCAAAAAGTAGATGTACGCATCATTGCGACTACCAACCGCAACCTGGAACAAGAAAGTAGTGCCGGACATTTTCGGTTGGATCTTTTTTATCGCCTGGCAACCTTCAGCATCCACCTGCCTTCCCTCAACGAACGAGTGGAAGATATACCCTTATTGGCCGCGCATTTTATCAGCCAATTCAGTAAAAAACTAGGCAAAAAAATTACGGGCATGCAAGCCCATTTTAGCGATTTGCTCCAACAACACCATTGGCGAGGCAACATTCGAGAACTGCGCAATGTGCTCGAACGGGCTTGTATCCTCAGCGAAAAGGCACTACTTGAAGTGGAAAATTTACCCTGGGACTTTCATCAAAACTTGAATCACTCCTCGGAAGGACTTCTGTCATTACGCGACATGGAAAAGCGCCATATTTCCCGCATGCTGGAACATACCCATGGCAACAAAACCCGCGCTGCAGAATTATTGGGCATCGGCTTGACCACACTTTATGCCAAGATCAAGGAATTCAATTTGTAA
- a CDS encoding DNA alkylation repair protein, whose product MPTVNEVMHLLEEHQSPSTKKTLMVHGAREPFFGVKVGDMKAIMKTLKIKKDHQLALDLYATGNSDAMYFAGLIADEKKVTKAELKQWLKAAYWYMLYDFTVPWLAAESPFGEELGLEWIDSPEENIASAGWATLSNWMHLQSNDRLNLALYQSLLERVQKNIHQAQNRVRYTMNGFIIALGTQLPELTERCIEVSENLGKIEVNMGGTSCKVPDAGEYIFKIQEMGRIGKKKKMARC is encoded by the coding sequence ATGCCTACTGTAAATGAAGTAATGCACCTACTGGAGGAACACCAGAGCCCCAGTACCAAAAAAACCTTGATGGTTCACGGTGCTCGCGAGCCTTTTTTTGGAGTTAAAGTAGGGGATATGAAAGCCATCATGAAAACCCTGAAAATTAAAAAAGACCACCAATTGGCGCTCGATCTTTATGCAACAGGGAATTCCGATGCCATGTACTTTGCTGGTCTCATCGCAGATGAAAAAAAGGTGACCAAAGCGGAATTGAAGCAGTGGCTTAAAGCGGCATATTGGTACATGTTGTATGATTTTACGGTTCCTTGGCTGGCAGCAGAATCACCCTTTGGCGAGGAATTGGGATTGGAATGGATCGACTCCCCGGAAGAAAATATTGCTTCGGCGGGTTGGGCTACCCTTTCCAATTGGATGCATCTTCAGTCCAATGATCGACTGAACCTCGCATTGTATCAGTCTTTATTGGAACGGGTGCAAAAAAATATTCATCAGGCTCAAAACCGGGTACGCTACACCATGAATGGATTCATCATTGCACTAGGTACCCAGTTGCCCGAATTGACTGAACGCTGCATCGAAGTATCCGAAAATCTGGGCAAAATTGAAGTAAATATGGGCGGAACTTCCTGTAAAGTTCCGGATGCAGGCGAGTACATTTTCAAAATTCAGGAAATGGGGCGGATTGGAAAAAAGAAAAAAATGGCGCGTTGTTAA
- a CDS encoding penicillin acylase family protein, with protein MRLLKLCVLALLSVGLLWVLNTHNPFGSPVPAMGALLNPVSGFWANAEKHSPLPNQTLSLDGLKGKVVLKMDERRVPHIFAENSEDAFFAQGYITAYNRLWQMDMSTRKVSGRLAEIVGERALASDLLQRRKGIVKAAEEALKVWEHSEQDLATMNAYVAGVNAYINQLKPAQYPLEYKLLGFKPEPWTSLRSVFFFKAMQEDLCARNEDLAASNTRTILGEELFRDLFPEYNPKQSPIIPSEVKWNFTPTQPQTQVKVAESLLSGLFPDQNIPQPYEGIGSNNWAVSAQKTLNGNPILCNDPHLGLTLPSIWFEIQMQSPEFNSYGVSLPGLPGVIIGFNEHIAWGQTNVGQDVLDWYAIKWADNKRQSYHFDGGTRQVEIREEEIKVLGKPEPVKIQVKYTHWGPLVFEDSTSSPYYGLAMHWLPSERPEKRPFYEAGSIVRLMKAKNYAEYAQALTGYDAPAQNFVFAARDGDIALKVNGKFPIKQKEQGRFVQDGSLSSNAWQGFIPRDQIPQVRNPQRGFVASANQHSTDQTYPYYYNGGFDDYRGRFINRSLAAMDSITVKDLMALQNNPHSLQAEDALPLLLKLLPPAKLNTQEKAVLKKLENWNGNYDYRKTEPVMFQSWLDSTYVLCFDEIIKWRDSVEVLSVESWRFLALLEKTPSHSIFDVKKTAAVEQASDLVLTAFRKICQSFSKTPVQDWRSVNNASINHLARLPAFSRTNLPISGHAQAPNATRGGHGPSWRMVVELAKDGVKAWGVYPGGSSGNPGSRYYDHMVDQWAKGEYNELFFMRNALDKGKPTVSEWAFVPKGG; from the coding sequence ATGCGTTTGTTGAAATTGTGTGTACTTGCACTCCTCAGTGTAGGTCTACTTTGGGTGTTGAATACCCACAATCCCTTTGGCTCTCCCGTACCCGCAATGGGGGCTTTGCTCAACCCTGTAAGTGGGTTTTGGGCCAATGCAGAAAAACACAGTCCTTTGCCCAACCAAACTTTGTCACTGGATGGCTTAAAAGGCAAAGTTGTGCTCAAAATGGATGAACGGCGCGTGCCACATATTTTTGCCGAAAACAGCGAAGATGCTTTTTTTGCCCAAGGATACATCACAGCTTATAACCGCTTGTGGCAAATGGACATGTCGACCCGCAAAGTCAGCGGTCGGCTAGCTGAAATAGTGGGTGAACGGGCTTTGGCTTCCGACTTGTTACAACGCCGCAAAGGTATTGTCAAAGCGGCTGAAGAGGCCCTCAAAGTTTGGGAGCATTCCGAGCAAGACCTGGCCACCATGAATGCCTATGTTGCGGGGGTTAATGCCTACATCAATCAGTTGAAACCCGCACAGTATCCTCTGGAATACAAACTTTTGGGTTTCAAACCCGAGCCCTGGACATCCCTGCGTTCTGTATTTTTCTTTAAGGCCATGCAGGAAGATCTTTGCGCCCGCAATGAAGACCTGGCCGCAAGCAATACCCGTACGATTCTAGGAGAAGAACTTTTCCGGGATTTGTTCCCAGAATACAATCCCAAACAATCACCCATTATCCCCAGCGAGGTGAAGTGGAATTTTACACCCACCCAACCACAAACACAAGTCAAGGTTGCGGAAAGTTTATTGAGCGGACTCTTTCCGGATCAAAATATCCCTCAGCCTTATGAAGGGATCGGCAGCAACAATTGGGCAGTAAGTGCGCAAAAAACGCTCAACGGCAACCCCATTTTGTGCAACGATCCACACTTGGGACTCACCTTGCCTTCCATTTGGTTTGAAATCCAGATGCAAAGCCCGGAGTTCAATAGCTACGGCGTATCATTGCCCGGTTTGCCGGGAGTAATCATTGGTTTTAATGAACACATTGCCTGGGGTCAAACCAATGTAGGCCAGGATGTACTGGATTGGTACGCCATCAAGTGGGCCGACAACAAACGCCAGAGCTACCATTTTGATGGTGGCACACGCCAGGTTGAGATTCGCGAAGAAGAGATCAAGGTATTGGGTAAACCAGAGCCGGTTAAAATTCAGGTCAAGTATACCCATTGGGGGCCTCTGGTGTTTGAAGACTCCACCTCATCGCCCTATTATGGGCTGGCCATGCATTGGCTACCCTCAGAACGCCCGGAAAAACGACCATTTTATGAGGCAGGCAGCATTGTTCGCTTAATGAAAGCCAAAAACTACGCTGAGTATGCCCAGGCGTTGACCGGCTACGATGCACCTGCGCAAAACTTCGTTTTTGCAGCCCGTGATGGGGATATTGCCCTCAAGGTGAACGGCAAGTTTCCCATCAAACAAAAGGAACAAGGGCGTTTTGTACAGGATGGATCACTGTCCAGCAATGCCTGGCAGGGTTTTATCCCACGCGACCAAATCCCCCAGGTGCGCAATCCGCAACGGGGTTTTGTCGCTTCAGCCAACCAGCATTCCACTGATCAAACTTATCCATATTATTATAATGGTGGCTTTGATGATTACCGGGGCCGGTTCATCAACCGCAGTTTGGCCGCAATGGACAGTATTACGGTCAAAGACCTGATGGCGCTGCAAAACAATCCACATAGCCTACAAGCAGAAGACGCTTTGCCACTGCTCCTGAAATTACTGCCTCCAGCAAAACTCAACACCCAGGAAAAGGCAGTGCTCAAAAAACTGGAAAACTGGAATGGCAATTACGATTACCGCAAAACTGAACCCGTCATGTTTCAATCCTGGCTGGACAGTACTTATGTGCTGTGTTTTGACGAAATCATTAAATGGCGCGACTCTGTAGAGGTGCTGAGTGTAGAAAGCTGGCGCTTTTTGGCGCTTTTGGAAAAAACGCCCAGCCATTCTATTTTTGATGTTAAAAAAACCGCAGCAGTTGAGCAGGCCTCCGATCTGGTCTTGACTGCTTTTCGCAAAATTTGCCAGAGTTTCTCAAAAACACCCGTCCAAGACTGGCGCAGTGTCAACAATGCTTCGATCAACCACCTGGCGCGATTGCCCGCATTTTCCCGTACCAATCTGCCCATCAGTGGGCATGCCCAAGCCCCCAACGCCACCCGCGGTGGACACGGTCCATCCTGGCGCATGGTCGTAGAGCTTGCCAAAGACGGGGTAAAAGCTTGGGGCGTATATCCTGGAGGGAGTTCAGGTAATCCCGGTAGTCGCTACTATGATCACATGGTGGATCAATGGGCCAAGGGCGAATACAACGAGCTATTCTTCATGCGCAATGCCCTTGACAAAGGTAAACCAACCGTAAGTGAGTGGGCATTTGTACCAAAAGGTGGTTAA
- a CDS encoding DUF1573 domain-containing protein has translation MRDFKNQNSLVMKKLFFVAVLLMGAVFAVQAQDAKAPKMVFEAETIDYGKIKEGAEPYRVFKFKNIGDAELIITSARGSCGCTVPTYTEKPIKAGESGEIKVRYDTKRVGPFTKNVTVTTNEKENTHVLTIKGEVLKAEEQQGVPTKSGGVFNN, from the coding sequence GTGAGAGATTTTAAAAACCAAAATTCATTAGTGATGAAGAAATTGTTCTTTGTAGCCGTACTGCTGATGGGTGCCGTCTTTGCTGTTCAAGCTCAAGATGCTAAAGCACCAAAAATGGTATTCGAAGCTGAAACCATTGATTATGGCAAAATCAAAGAAGGTGCTGAGCCTTACCGCGTTTTCAAATTCAAAAATATTGGTGATGCTGAGTTGATCATCACTTCTGCACGTGGCAGCTGTGGTTGCACCGTTCCAACTTACACCGAGAAGCCAATCAAAGCAGGTGAAAGCGGCGAAATTAAAGTTCGTTACGATACGAAGCGTGTTGGTCCATTTACCAAAAACGTAACCGTTACGACCAACGAAAAAGAAAACACCCACGTGCTGACCATTAAAGGAGAAGTCCTGAAAGCTGAAGAGCAACAAGGCGTTCCTACCAAATCAGGTGGCGTTTTTAATAACTAA